A stretch of Amycolatopsis balhimycina FH 1894 DNA encodes these proteins:
- a CDS encoding S8 family serine peptidase → MLTAGAAALLAALGLVSPPAAGAATASGPDAFTETAQQQIAALQAVKAGRTATESKIDSKLLVAEKGVGKQLNALQSGVSATGTVVVDIRVSKVSPDLIAGLTKAGAGIRAVSDRYASVRAEIPVAKVGEIAARGDVKRVEQADQAMTAHELATPATAPAKTETKQQKADRIAGELQKAVSAKAQRSAVAAAPLVSEGDRAHNADIARQQFGVTGVGVKACALSDGVDSLAASQAKGELPPTVDVIPGQEGDGDEGTAMLEIIHDLAPRAALGFASAFNSDASFADNIRKLRFESHCDVIVDDVIYFKESPFQDWIIAQAVNDVTADGALYFSSAGNEGNVASGTAGHWEGDFVDSGKSVGKFAGTAHNFAGTAGTQIYEPISDASSAGVPVTLHWSDPTGASANDYDLYLLNSAGAVVSFSQNVQDGTQDPFEILQTPGFGGTGLRLAVVKFSGQNRYLSLSALRGRFSDSVDGLKAYNTPGVTVGHSAARDAFSVAAAPAAKAFGRPLEPGDPANPAGPYPGSFSGATKAERFTSDGPRRVFYEANGTPITPGNVSSTGGEVRNKPEITAADGVQTSVSGFNPFFGTSAAAPHAAAIAALVLSGNPGLPPAEVREALINTAVDIEKPGPDNFTGAGVILADKVLAYTGASPQPLAVAKQPTVTPADGGSALDPGDTAKVTLPVTNDGDGTAVSTSVVLTSSTPGVTVAPRAKSYGTISPGQTGVNDFTITVPATQQLGVPVVLNARVTFAGAHSPTTTSFLLPVGTPSPVTQNFAYTGAPVAIPDNSPVGASVTIPVSGVGRASKVSFSVDGTTCSTDPASTTVGLDHTYVGDLVGTLTAPSGAKATVFQRNGGSGKNLCQVVFADNAATAFSTVTSANAPFTGTWRPTQALTGNLTGAAVDGTWTFGVVDAAGGDVGSIRSVALHINGFAQPPAAGAPSNVRGYTNNGPVHPL, encoded by the coding sequence GTGCTCACAGCCGGGGCCGCGGCGCTGCTCGCCGCCCTCGGCCTGGTGTCCCCGCCCGCCGCGGGGGCCGCCACCGCGTCCGGACCGGACGCCTTCACCGAAACCGCGCAACAGCAGATCGCCGCCCTGCAGGCGGTCAAGGCGGGCCGCACCGCCACCGAGTCCAAAATAGACAGTAAGCTGCTGGTCGCCGAAAAGGGCGTGGGGAAGCAGCTGAACGCGCTCCAGTCCGGGGTGAGCGCCACCGGCACCGTCGTGGTCGACATCCGCGTGAGCAAGGTCTCGCCGGACCTCATCGCCGGGCTCACCAAGGCCGGGGCGGGCATCCGCGCGGTGTCCGACCGCTACGCCAGCGTCCGGGCCGAGATCCCGGTGGCCAAGGTCGGCGAGATCGCCGCGCGCGGCGACGTCAAACGCGTCGAGCAGGCCGACCAGGCGATGACAGCCCACGAGCTGGCCACTCCGGCGACGGCGCCGGCCAAGACCGAAACCAAGCAGCAGAAGGCCGACCGCATCGCCGGCGAGCTGCAGAAGGCCGTCAGTGCCAAGGCGCAGCGCAGTGCCGTCGCGGCCGCGCCGCTGGTCAGCGAAGGCGACCGCGCGCACAACGCCGACATCGCGCGCCAGCAGTTCGGCGTCACCGGTGTCGGGGTCAAGGCGTGCGCGCTGTCCGACGGCGTCGACTCCCTGGCGGCCTCGCAGGCCAAGGGCGAGCTCCCGCCGACCGTCGACGTCATCCCCGGCCAGGAGGGTGACGGCGACGAGGGCACCGCGATGCTCGAGATCATCCACGACCTCGCGCCCCGCGCCGCGCTCGGCTTCGCGTCGGCGTTCAACTCGGACGCCAGCTTCGCGGACAACATCCGCAAGCTGCGCTTCGAGTCGCACTGCGACGTCATCGTCGACGATGTCATCTACTTCAAGGAATCGCCGTTCCAGGACTGGATCATCGCCCAGGCCGTGAACGACGTGACCGCGGACGGCGCGCTGTACTTCTCGTCGGCGGGCAACGAGGGCAACGTCGCCAGCGGCACCGCCGGGCACTGGGAAGGCGACTTCGTCGACTCCGGCAAGTCGGTCGGCAAGTTCGCCGGCACCGCGCACAACTTCGCCGGCACGGCGGGCACCCAGATCTACGAGCCGATCTCGGACGCGTCCTCGGCCGGCGTCCCGGTGACGCTGCACTGGTCGGACCCGACCGGCGCGTCCGCGAACGACTACGACCTCTACCTGCTCAACTCCGCGGGTGCCGTGGTCAGCTTCAGCCAGAACGTCCAGGACGGCACGCAGGACCCGTTCGAGATCCTGCAGACGCCGGGCTTCGGCGGCACCGGGCTGCGCCTGGCCGTCGTGAAGTTCTCCGGCCAGAACCGCTACCTGTCGCTGTCCGCACTGCGCGGCCGGTTCTCCGACTCGGTGGACGGCCTCAAGGCGTACAACACGCCGGGCGTGACGGTCGGCCACTCGGCCGCCCGCGACGCCTTCAGCGTCGCGGCCGCCCCGGCGGCCAAGGCGTTCGGCCGGCCGCTCGAGCCGGGTGACCCGGCCAACCCGGCGGGCCCGTACCCGGGCTCGTTCAGCGGTGCCACCAAGGCCGAGCGGTTCACTTCGGACGGCCCGCGCCGCGTGTTCTACGAGGCCAACGGCACGCCGATCACCCCGGGCAACGTGTCGTCGACCGGCGGCGAGGTCCGGAACAAGCCGGAGATCACCGCCGCCGACGGCGTGCAGACCAGCGTGAGCGGGTTCAACCCGTTCTTCGGCACCTCGGCCGCCGCCCCGCACGCGGCCGCGATCGCCGCGCTCGTGCTGTCCGGCAACCCCGGCCTGCCGCCCGCGGAGGTGCGCGAAGCGCTGATCAACACCGCGGTCGACATCGAAAAGCCGGGTCCGGACAACTTCACCGGCGCCGGCGTCATCCTCGCGGACAAGGTGCTCGCCTACACCGGCGCCAGCCCGCAGCCGCTGGCGGTCGCCAAGCAGCCGACGGTCACCCCGGCCGACGGCGGTTCGGCGCTCGACCCGGGCGACACCGCCAAGGTGACGCTGCCGGTGACCAACGACGGCGACGGCACCGCGGTGTCCACCAGCGTCGTGCTCACCAGCTCGACCCCGGGAGTCACCGTGGCGCCGCGGGCCAAGTCCTACGGCACCATCAGCCCGGGACAGACCGGTGTCAACGACTTCACCATCACCGTCCCGGCGACCCAGCAGCTGGGTGTGCCGGTGGTGCTGAACGCCCGCGTCACCTTCGCGGGGGCGCATTCGCCGACGACGACGTCGTTCTTGCTCCCGGTCGGCACCCCGTCGCCGGTCACGCAGAACTTCGCCTACACCGGCGCGCCGGTGGCGATCCCGGACAACAGCCCGGTCGGGGCGTCGGTGACCATCCCGGTCAGCGGGGTCGGCCGCGCGTCCAAGGTGTCGTTCTCCGTGGACGGCACCACCTGCAGCACCGACCCCGCCTCGACCACCGTGGGTCTGGACCACACCTACGTCGGTGACCTGGTCGGCACGCTGACCGCGCCGTCCGGGGCGAAGGCCACGGTGTTCCAGCGCAACGGCGGCTCGGGCAAGAACCTGTGCCAGGTCGTCTTCGCCGACAACGCGGCGACCGCGTTCAGCACGGTGACCTCGGCCAACGCGCCGTTCACCGGCACCTGGCGGCCGACGCAGGCCCTGACCGGCAACCTGACCGGCGCGGCTGTCGACGGCACGTGGACGTTCGGCGTGGTGGACGCGGCCGGCGGCGACGTCGGCTCGATCCGCTCGGTCGCCCTGCACATCAACGGGTTCGCGCAGCCCCCGGCGGCCGGCGCGCCGTCGAACGTGCGGGGTTACACGAACAACGGGCCGGTGCACCCGCTGTAA
- a CDS encoding acVLRF1 family peptidyl-tRNA hydrolase, which yields MKPREVAGGGRAVEVPPDRLEGFFARFAERHGGIATTSGTPDVVRVTAVDGTTATAAVPFGALEEPSVEALVAHVLRPRRVALLLVRLGGHSVGVARDGKVEISRTDRHLVHGRSAAGGWSQQRFARRRAGQARHALQAAARDAFEVLAPRLSEVDAVVLGGDRRALDELREDRRLAALFARAEPRVLEIGEPSRAVLEEAAGRARNVEITLRDG from the coding sequence ATGAAGCCACGGGAGGTCGCGGGTGGCGGCCGCGCGGTCGAGGTACCGCCCGACCGGCTCGAGGGCTTCTTCGCCCGGTTCGCCGAGCGGCACGGCGGGATCGCGACGACCTCGGGAACTCCGGACGTGGTCCGGGTGACCGCCGTCGACGGCACCACCGCGACCGCCGCCGTCCCGTTCGGTGCCCTCGAAGAGCCGTCCGTCGAGGCTCTCGTCGCGCACGTCCTGCGGCCGCGCCGGGTCGCGTTGCTGCTGGTGCGGCTCGGCGGGCACAGCGTCGGCGTCGCCCGCGACGGCAAGGTCGAGATCTCCCGGACCGACCGGCACCTCGTGCACGGCCGGTCCGCGGCCGGTGGCTGGTCGCAGCAGCGCTTCGCCCGGCGTCGCGCCGGACAAGCGCGGCACGCGCTCCAAGCCGCTGCGCGGGACGCCTTCGAGGTGCTCGCGCCCCGGCTGTCCGAAGTGGACGCTGTGGTGCTCGGCGGTGACCGGCGTGCCCTCGACGAGCTGCGCGAAGACCGCCGGCTGGCCGCGCTGTTCGCCCGGGCGGAACCGCGTGTCCTGGAGATCGGCGAGCCGAGCCGGGCCGTCCTCGAAGAGGCGGCCGGGCGCGCGCGAAACGTCGAGATCACCCTGCGCGACGGGTGA
- a CDS encoding ABC-F family ATP-binding cassette domain-containing protein, whose product MITATGLELRAGSRILLDGATLRIQPGDRIGLVGRNGAGKTTSLKVLAGEGEPHAGDVRRTGALGYLPQDPREGDLSVTAKDRVLSARGLDKLMRDMEKAQASMAELVDDAARDKAIDRYARLEERFASLGGYAAESEAARICSNLGLADRVLAQTLGTLSGGQRRRVELARILFAAAEAGAGGKSETILLLDEPTNHLDADSINWLRGFLKQHDGGLVVISHDVELLADVVNKVWFLDATRGELDLYNMGWQRYLDARATDEKRRRRERANAEKKASALQQQAAKLGAKATKAVAAKNMARRAEQMLSSLEDTRHADKVARIKFPEPAPCGRTPLTAEGLSKSYGSLEIFTGVDLAIDRGSKVVVLGLNGAGKTTLLRLLGGMETMDTGSVVPGHGLRLGYYAQEHETLDHEASVWENIRHLAPDTGAQELRNLLGSFLFTGEQLDQPAGTLSGGEKTRLALAGLVSSAANVLLLDEPTNNLDPASRAQVLDALRSFAGAVVLVTHDPGAVEALEPERVILLPDGTEDHWSADYLELVQLA is encoded by the coding sequence TTGATCACGGCCACCGGCCTTGAGCTGCGCGCGGGTTCGCGCATCCTGCTCGACGGCGCCACCCTCCGCATCCAGCCCGGCGACCGCATCGGCCTCGTCGGCCGCAACGGCGCGGGCAAGACCACCTCGCTGAAGGTCCTCGCCGGCGAAGGCGAGCCGCACGCGGGTGACGTGCGTCGCACCGGCGCGCTCGGCTACCTGCCGCAGGACCCGCGCGAAGGCGACCTGTCGGTCACGGCGAAGGACCGCGTGCTCTCCGCGCGTGGTCTGGACAAGCTGATGCGCGACATGGAAAAGGCGCAGGCCTCCATGGCCGAGCTCGTCGACGACGCCGCGCGCGACAAGGCCATCGACCGCTACGCCCGGCTCGAAGAGCGCTTCGCCTCCCTGGGCGGGTACGCCGCGGAGAGCGAAGCGGCGCGGATCTGCTCCAACCTCGGCCTGGCCGACCGCGTCCTCGCCCAGACGCTGGGGACGCTGTCCGGTGGCCAGCGCCGCCGCGTCGAGCTGGCGCGGATCCTGTTCGCCGCGGCCGAAGCCGGTGCCGGCGGCAAGTCCGAGACGATCCTGCTGCTCGACGAGCCGACCAACCACCTCGACGCCGACTCCATCAACTGGCTGCGCGGCTTCCTCAAGCAGCACGACGGCGGCCTGGTCGTGATCAGCCACGACGTCGAGCTGCTGGCCGACGTGGTCAACAAGGTGTGGTTCCTCGACGCCACCCGCGGCGAGCTCGACCTGTACAACATGGGCTGGCAGCGCTACCTCGACGCGCGCGCCACCGACGAGAAGCGCCGCCGCCGCGAGCGCGCCAACGCCGAGAAGAAGGCGTCGGCGCTGCAGCAGCAGGCCGCGAAGCTCGGTGCGAAGGCGACGAAGGCCGTGGCGGCCAAGAACATGGCCCGCCGCGCCGAGCAGATGCTGTCGTCCCTCGAGGACACCCGGCACGCCGACAAGGTCGCCCGGATCAAGTTCCCCGAGCCCGCGCCCTGCGGCCGGACCCCGCTCACCGCCGAGGGACTCTCCAAGTCCTACGGCTCGCTGGAAATCTTCACCGGCGTCGACCTCGCGATCGACCGCGGTTCGAAGGTCGTCGTACTCGGCTTGAACGGCGCGGGAAAGACGACATTGCTCCGGCTCCTCGGGGGAATGGAAACCATGGACACCGGTTCCGTCGTTCCGGGTCACGGATTGCGTTTGGGCTATTACGCACAGGAACACGAAACTCTTGATCATGAAGCGTCGGTGTGGGAAAACATCCGACACCTCGCTCCGGACACCGGCGCGCAGGAGTTGCGGAACCTGCTCGGCTCGTTCCTCTTCACCGGCGAACAACTCGACCAGCCGGCCGGCACGCTTTCCGGCGGCGAGAAGACCCGGCTCGCGCTGGCCGGCCTGGTCTCCAGCGCTGCCAACGTGTTGCTGCTCGACGAACCGACCAACAACCTCGACCCGGCCAGCCGTGCGCAGGTCCTGGACGCCCTGCGCAGCTTCGCCGGCGCCGTCGTCCTGGTCACCCACGACCCGGGTGCCGTCGAGGCGCTGGAGCCGGAGCGGGTGATCCTGCTGCCCGACGGCACCGAGGACCATTGGTCGGCCGACTATCTGGAACTTGTCCAGCTTGCGTGA
- a CDS encoding helix-turn-helix domain-containing protein encodes MADLKKGARITGNTRDKLAADLKKKYEKGSSIRALAESTGRSYGFVHRVLSESGVQLRGRGGATRVKKK; translated from the coding sequence GTGGCTGATCTCAAGAAAGGCGCGCGGATCACCGGCAACACGCGCGACAAGCTGGCCGCTGACCTGAAGAAGAAATACGAGAAGGGCTCGAGCATCCGGGCCCTCGCGGAGTCCACGGGGCGGTCCTACGGCTTCGTCCACCGGGTGCTCTCGGAGTCCGGCGTCCAGCTGCGGGGGCGCGGCGGGGCCACCAGGGTCAAGAAGAAGTAG
- a CDS encoding glycosyltransferase 87 family protein, whose amino-acid sequence MGTEVGQAPAWRRAARLFTAPAHTGEAAPLRWDLGFYLACLAFALPTALVSEFYGYRVWGNFATVAYGLGAAHSGYLLLSARKGRTPRGVPGSRWCGIAAVALLAMILPLALLVIRRLTGVDWLITPFSWAAQPEVWVIERSAGLLLHHGTPYVDVTALSRAPVVNDYTPYGPVMAVFGLPRALFGGTPLTDALTDARWMFALAACACVLGSLKLLKWPKVPVGAAQLALACPLTALTWAVAGPDLAIVGLLVLACALAATGRVAWSGLVLALVISAKLIVAPAAAVLAVLVLVRRGSVGHEKGLDWTALTRFATALVATTAAVHLPVYLVDPAAFVEHVFRFPLGMGVVRSPAASPLPGHLIAETGAFGRVAAFALVGAAAVAMVVWLVRRPPANGSGALLRIAVGLGALILLTPATRYGYLVYPLILLGAHLAFRVAEDPTAPPAQQSATSPA is encoded by the coding sequence GTGGGAACGGAGGTGGGCCAGGCGCCCGCATGGCGGCGCGCGGCCCGGCTCTTCACCGCTCCGGCGCACACCGGAGAGGCCGCCCCCCTGCGCTGGGATCTGGGCTTCTACCTGGCCTGCTTGGCTTTCGCGCTGCCGACGGCGCTCGTCTCCGAGTTCTACGGCTACCGCGTCTGGGGCAACTTCGCGACGGTGGCGTACGGCCTCGGCGCGGCGCACAGCGGGTATCTGCTGCTCTCCGCCCGCAAGGGACGGACTCCGCGTGGCGTGCCCGGCTCACGGTGGTGCGGAATCGCCGCGGTCGCCCTGTTGGCCATGATCCTTCCACTGGCGCTTCTCGTGATTCGCCGGCTTACCGGAGTGGACTGGCTGATCACGCCGTTCTCGTGGGCCGCGCAGCCCGAGGTCTGGGTGATCGAACGGTCCGCCGGCCTGCTGCTGCACCACGGAACCCCGTACGTCGACGTCACCGCGCTGAGCCGGGCGCCCGTGGTGAACGATTACACCCCTTACGGCCCGGTGATGGCGGTCTTCGGCCTGCCGCGGGCGCTGTTCGGCGGCACCCCGCTGACCGACGCGCTCACCGACGCCCGCTGGATGTTCGCCCTGGCCGCCTGCGCGTGCGTGCTGGGTTCGCTCAAGCTGCTGAAGTGGCCGAAGGTGCCGGTCGGCGCCGCGCAGCTCGCGCTGGCCTGCCCGCTCACCGCGCTCACCTGGGCCGTGGCCGGCCCTGACCTGGCGATCGTCGGCCTGCTGGTGCTGGCGTGCGCGCTCGCGGCCACCGGGCGGGTCGCCTGGTCGGGCCTGGTGCTGGCGCTGGTGATCAGCGCGAAGCTCATCGTCGCGCCCGCGGCCGCCGTCCTGGCGGTGCTCGTGCTGGTACGCCGGGGCTCGGTTGGCCACGAGAAAGGTCTCGACTGGACGGCACTGACCCGGTTCGCGACGGCGCTGGTGGCGACGACGGCCGCCGTGCACCTGCCGGTGTACCTGGTGGATCCGGCGGCGTTCGTCGAGCACGTCTTCCGGTTCCCGCTCGGGATGGGCGTCGTGCGGTCGCCCGCGGCCAGCCCGCTGCCGGGCCACCTGATCGCCGAGACCGGCGCGTTCGGCCGGGTGGCGGCGTTCGCGCTGGTCGGCGCCGCGGCCGTGGCCATGGTGGTCTGGCTGGTGCGCCGGCCCCCCGCGAACGGCTCCGGCGCACTGCTGCGCATCGCCGTCGGACTCGGCGCGTTGATCCTGCTGACCCCGGCCACCCGGTACGGCTACCTGGTGTACCCGCTGATCCTGCTCGGGGCCCACCTGGCGTTCCGCGTGGCCGAAGATCCCACTGCGCCCCCCGCGCAGCAGTCCGCGACTTCTCCTGCCTGA
- a CDS encoding LLM class flavin-dependent oxidoreductase, with amino-acid sequence MTTVGLKPPQQHIGIGALREIWTIADDAGFDGCWVFDHLAPMGPDRTGDVFDGWSLLAAMAEATRRVRIGCLVSGNTNRHPGTFAKIAATVDHLSGGRLDVGLGAGGDPLTDAMMGTPAPSAAERVERLAETCEILRLLWTRPVTGHHGRHYTLTGAISDPKPVQQPKPPLWLGSSGEKRGLRVVAEHADVWLNAALPGTEIPELQRLSRVLDAHCAAAGRDPATLRRAVQFRLPSDADRALRLAQNYVEAGFTELVLMPAGRDDVVAASEAAAKLLPRLRDVG; translated from the coding sequence GTGACCACCGTCGGACTCAAACCACCCCAGCAGCACATCGGCATCGGCGCGCTCCGCGAGATCTGGACGATCGCCGACGACGCCGGCTTCGACGGCTGCTGGGTGTTCGACCACCTCGCCCCGATGGGACCCGACCGCACCGGTGACGTCTTCGACGGCTGGAGCCTGCTGGCCGCGATGGCCGAAGCGACGCGGCGGGTGCGGATCGGCTGCCTGGTCTCCGGCAACACGAACCGGCACCCGGGCACGTTCGCGAAGATCGCCGCGACCGTCGACCACCTCTCCGGCGGCCGGCTCGACGTCGGGCTCGGTGCGGGCGGCGACCCGCTGACGGACGCGATGATGGGCACGCCGGCGCCGTCCGCGGCGGAACGCGTGGAACGGCTCGCCGAGACCTGCGAAATCCTCCGTCTCCTGTGGACCCGGCCGGTCACCGGCCACCACGGCCGCCACTACACCCTGACCGGCGCGATCAGCGACCCGAAGCCGGTGCAACAGCCGAAACCCCCGCTGTGGCTGGGCAGCAGCGGCGAAAAGCGCGGTCTGCGCGTCGTCGCCGAACATGCCGACGTCTGGCTCAACGCGGCCCTGCCGGGGACGGAAATCCCCGAGCTGCAACGGCTTTCGCGCGTCCTCGACGCGCATTGCGCGGCAGCGGGCCGCGATCCGGCGACCCTCCGCCGGGCCGTGCAGTTCCGGCTGCCGTCCGATGCGGACCGCGCCCTGCGGCTCGCGCAGAACTACGTCGAAGCCGGGTTCACCGAGCTGGTACTGATGCCTGCCGGCCGCGATGACGTCGTCGCGGCCTCCGAAGCGGCCGCGAAGCTGCTTCCCCGCCTGCGAGACGTCGGCTGA
- a CDS encoding MarR family winged helix-turn-helix transcriptional regulator yields the protein MSSAPLAVTQRLGYLLKHAQLRLAELAEPLYAPLGVTGRQLALLTLFGEGPAQSQQDGAARLGVDRTTMVALVDELEAKGLVRREVAPGDRRKRLVMLTPEGERLREAGAEVTRKAEALLLEPLSAEDAERLRAALHQVVRAE from the coding sequence ATGTCCAGCGCGCCCCTCGCCGTCACCCAGCGGCTCGGCTACCTGCTCAAGCACGCCCAGCTGCGGCTCGCCGAGCTGGCCGAACCGCTGTACGCGCCCCTTGGCGTCACCGGGCGGCAGCTCGCACTGCTCACGCTCTTCGGCGAGGGGCCGGCGCAGTCGCAGCAGGACGGCGCGGCGCGCCTCGGCGTCGACCGGACGACGATGGTCGCCCTCGTCGACGAGCTGGAGGCCAAGGGCCTGGTCCGGCGCGAGGTCGCGCCGGGGGACCGGCGCAAGCGGCTCGTGATGCTGACTCCCGAGGGGGAGCGCCTCCGCGAGGCGGGAGCGGAAGTCACGCGGAAAGCCGAGGCGCTCCTGCTGGAACCGCTCTCGGCCGAGGACGCCGAGCGGCTGCGCGCGGCCCTGCACCAGGTCGTTCGCGCCGAGTGA
- a CDS encoding ABC transporter ATP-binding protein — MDNMWGLWSSAMRAGDTPKALTRGTLNRVARFARPHWRRLLAFLVLTVVSAVLAVSTPVLAGKVVDAIVGGRDLPLVVWLAVVIAALAIADAGFGLIERWQSARIGEGIIYDLRRAVFEHVQRMPIAFFTRTRTGALVSRLNNDVIGAQRTFTATLSGLVTNVIQLALSLAVMLTLSWQVTLLALVLLPIFVIPARRLGRRMAGLQREAANLNAGMTTQMTERFSAPGATLVKLFGRPVQEADDFGVRAGRVRDIGVRTAMLTRWFMTSLTLVSALAQALVYGLGGYLALTGKLAPGTVVALALLLTRLYAPLTALANVRVDVMTALVSFERVFEVLDLKPMIEEKPAARSLVSSGGVSVEFSDVRFGYPAADKYSLASLEDVVTLDHRGGEEVLHGISFRAEPGQMVALVGSSGAGKSTIASLLPRLYDVDSGSVRLSDVDVRDLTFASLRETVGVVTQDGHLFHETIRANLAYARPDVTDDEIWEALDRARLGDLVRTLPDGLDTTVGERGYRLSGGERQRLTIARLLLAQPKVVILDEATAHLDSESEAAVGEALTHALAGRTALVIAHRLSTVRAADQILVLEHGEIVERGTHDELLARNGRYATLHATQFADEEPAVA, encoded by the coding sequence GTGGACAACATGTGGGGGCTGTGGAGCTCGGCGATGCGCGCCGGCGACACACCCAAGGCACTCACCCGAGGCACGCTCAACCGCGTCGCGCGCTTCGCCCGGCCGCATTGGCGGCGCCTGCTGGCTTTCCTCGTCCTGACCGTCGTCTCGGCCGTCCTCGCCGTGTCGACGCCCGTGCTGGCGGGCAAGGTGGTCGACGCGATCGTCGGCGGCCGTGATCTTCCGCTGGTCGTCTGGCTCGCCGTGGTGATCGCCGCGCTGGCGATCGCCGACGCCGGGTTCGGGCTGATCGAGCGGTGGCAGTCCGCGCGCATCGGCGAGGGCATCATCTACGACCTGCGGCGCGCGGTGTTCGAGCACGTGCAACGCATGCCGATCGCGTTCTTCACGCGCACCCGCACCGGCGCGCTGGTCTCGCGGCTCAACAACGACGTCATCGGCGCGCAGCGGACGTTCACCGCGACGCTGTCCGGGCTCGTCACCAACGTCATCCAGCTGGCGCTGTCGCTGGCCGTCATGCTCACGCTGTCCTGGCAGGTCACGCTGCTCGCGCTGGTGCTGCTGCCGATCTTCGTCATCCCCGCGCGCCGGCTCGGCCGCCGGATGGCCGGGCTGCAGCGGGAAGCCGCGAACCTCAACGCCGGGATGACCACGCAGATGACCGAGCGGTTCTCCGCGCCGGGCGCGACGCTGGTGAAGCTCTTCGGCCGTCCGGTGCAGGAGGCCGACGACTTCGGGGTGCGCGCGGGGCGCGTGCGCGACATCGGCGTCCGGACCGCGATGCTGACCCGCTGGTTCATGACGAGCCTGACCCTGGTTTCGGCGCTGGCGCAGGCACTCGTCTACGGCCTCGGCGGCTACCTCGCGCTGACCGGCAAGCTCGCGCCGGGCACCGTCGTCGCGCTGGCGCTGCTGCTGACCCGGCTCTACGCGCCGCTGACCGCGCTGGCCAACGTCCGCGTCGACGTCATGACGGCTTTGGTGTCGTTCGAGCGGGTCTTCGAGGTGCTGGACCTCAAGCCGATGATCGAGGAGAAGCCGGCCGCTCGTTCTTTGGTGTCCTCGGGTGGCGTTTCGGTCGAGTTCTCCGACGTCCGGTTCGGGTACCCGGCGGCGGACAAGTACTCGCTTGCTTCGCTCGAGGACGTCGTCACGCTCGATCACCGCGGGGGCGAAGAGGTGCTGCACGGGATCTCGTTCCGCGCCGAACCGGGACAGATGGTGGCGCTGGTCGGGTCGTCAGGGGCGGGGAAGTCGACGATCGCGTCGCTGCTGCCGCGGCTCTACGACGTCGACTCCGGCTCGGTCCGGCTGTCCGATGTGGACGTCCGGGACCTGACTTTCGCTTCCCTGCGGGAAACCGTCGGCGTCGTGACCCAGGACGGGCACCTCTTCCACGAGACGATCCGCGCCAACCTGGCGTACGCCCGCCCGGACGTCACCGACGACGAGATCTGGGAAGCGCTGGACCGCGCGCGGCTCGGCGACCTGGTAAGGACGCTGCCGGACGGCCTCGACACGACGGTCGGGGAGCGCGGCTACCGCCTGTCCGGCGGCGAACGCCAGCGGCTGACCATCGCGCGGCTGCTGCTGGCCCAGCCCAAGGTCGTCATCCTCGACGAGGCGACCGCGCACCTGGACTCCGAGTCCGAGGCCGCGGTCGGCGAAGCCTTGACCCACGCTCTCGCGGGCCGTACGGCCCTGGTCATCGCGCACCGGTTGTCGACGGTACGCGCGGCCGACCAGATCCTGGTCCTGGAACACGGCGAGATCGTCGAACGCGGCACACACGACGAACTCCTGGCCCGGAACGGCCGCTACGCAACCCTCCACGCCACCCAGTTCGCCGACGAAGAACCCGCCGTGGCGTGA